Proteins from one Mesoplodon densirostris isolate mMesDen1 chromosome 1, mMesDen1 primary haplotype, whole genome shotgun sequence genomic window:
- the LOC132493970 gene encoding small integral membrane protein 30-like — MISVSTQLFLVLFSLLLVLPVVEAVEARDAIALLLGVVLSITGICACLGVYARKRNGRM; from the coding sequence ATGATCTCAGTTTCAACACAATTGTTCCTAGTtctcttttcattgcttttgGTGCTGCCTGTTGTTGAAGCAGTAGAAGCCAGAGATGCAATCGCTCTCTTGCTCGGTGTGGTTCTCAGCATTACAGGCATTTGTGCTTGTTTGGGGGTGTATGCACGAAAGAGAAATGGACGGATGTGA